Proteins from a single region of Streptomyces griseiscabiei:
- the iolC gene encoding 5-dehydro-2-deoxygluconokinase, whose amino-acid sequence MAYDLITMGRIGVDLYPLQTGVPLPQVTSFGKFLGGSATNVAVAASRLGRSTAVITRTGEDPFGDYLHQALRDFGVDDRWVTPVPGLPTPVTFCEVFPPDDFPLYFYRRPKAPDLEIDAHDLDLDAITGTRIFWVTGTGLSEEPSRTATLAALAHRAKAGTTVFDLDWRPMFWTDPAEARPFYEEALRHTTVAVGNLDEVEVATGVREPQAAARALLDAGVELAVVKQGPKGVLAVNSKGESAEVPPLPVNVLNGLGAGDAFGGSLCHGLLEGWDLEKIMRHANAAGAIVASRLECSSAMPTVDEIEAAVAAGAVL is encoded by the coding sequence ATGGCGTACGACCTGATCACCATGGGGCGGATCGGTGTGGATCTCTACCCGTTGCAGACGGGGGTCCCGTTGCCGCAGGTGACGTCCTTCGGGAAGTTCCTCGGCGGTTCGGCCACGAACGTCGCGGTGGCCGCGTCCCGCCTCGGCCGCTCCACCGCCGTGATCACCCGCACCGGTGAGGACCCCTTCGGCGACTACCTCCACCAGGCGCTGCGCGACTTCGGCGTGGACGACCGCTGGGTCACCCCGGTCCCCGGCCTGCCGACGCCCGTGACCTTCTGCGAGGTCTTCCCCCCGGACGACTTCCCGCTCTACTTCTACCGCCGTCCCAAGGCCCCGGACCTGGAGATCGACGCCCACGACCTGGACCTCGACGCGATCACCGGGACCCGGATCTTCTGGGTGACCGGCACGGGCCTGAGCGAGGAGCCCAGCCGCACGGCGACGCTCGCGGCCCTCGCCCACCGGGCCAAGGCCGGCACCACGGTCTTCGACCTCGACTGGCGCCCCATGTTCTGGACCGACCCGGCCGAGGCCCGCCCCTTCTACGAGGAGGCCCTGCGGCACACCACCGTCGCGGTCGGCAACCTGGACGAGGTCGAGGTCGCCACCGGGGTCCGCGAGCCGCAGGCCGCCGCCCGCGCGCTGCTGGACGCCGGGGTCGAACTCGCGGTCGTCAAGCAGGGCCCGAAGGGTGTCCTCGCGGTCAACAGCAAGGGTGAGTCCGCCGAGGTCCCGCCGCTGCCCGTGAACGTCCTCAACGGCCTCGGCGCCGGTGACGCCTTCGGCGGCTCCCTCTGCCACGGCCTGCTCGAAGGCTGGGACCTGGAGAAGATCATGCGGCACGCCAACGCGGCCGGCGCCATCGTCGCCTCCCGCCTGGAGTGCTCCTCCGCGATGCCCACCGTGGACGAGATCGAGGCAGCGGTCGCGGCGGGAGCGGTCCTGTGA
- a CDS encoding sugar phosphate isomerase/epimerase family protein produces the protein MTSLSPQSSLSRIRVGSAPDSWGVWFPDDPQQVPWQRFLDEVAASGYEWIELGPYGYLPTDPAVLAEETAKRGLKVSAGTVFTGLHHGPDVWEKTWAHVADNAVLAQAMGAKHLVVIPSFWRDDKTGKVLESSELTVEQWRHLTQLTERLGREVREKYGLQIVVHPHADTHIDSEENVVRFLDGTDSSVVSLCLDTGHYAYCGGDSVKLIETYGERIGYLHLKQVDPEILADVRANEVPFGPAVARGVMCEPPKGVPELGPVLAAAAKLDVDLFAIVEQDMYPCEPDAPLPIAQRTRAFLRSCGA, from the coding sequence ATGACGTCGTTGTCACCTCAGTCCTCACTTTCGCGCATCCGAGTCGGCTCGGCGCCCGACTCCTGGGGCGTCTGGTTCCCCGACGACCCTCAGCAGGTCCCCTGGCAGCGCTTCCTCGACGAGGTCGCCGCTTCCGGCTACGAGTGGATCGAGCTGGGGCCGTACGGCTATCTGCCGACCGACCCGGCGGTCCTCGCCGAGGAGACCGCCAAGCGCGGCCTGAAAGTGTCGGCCGGCACCGTCTTCACCGGTCTGCACCACGGTCCGGACGTCTGGGAGAAGACCTGGGCGCACGTGGCCGACAACGCGGTCCTCGCGCAGGCCATGGGCGCCAAGCACCTCGTCGTCATCCCGTCGTTCTGGCGGGACGACAAGACGGGCAAGGTGCTGGAGTCCAGCGAGCTGACGGTCGAGCAGTGGCGGCACCTCACCCAGCTCACCGAGCGGCTCGGGCGGGAGGTGCGGGAGAAGTACGGCCTCCAGATCGTCGTCCACCCGCACGCCGACACCCACATCGACAGCGAGGAGAACGTCGTCCGCTTCCTGGACGGCACCGACTCCTCGGTGGTCTCGCTCTGCCTCGACACCGGGCACTACGCCTACTGCGGCGGCGACAGCGTCAAGCTGATCGAGACCTACGGCGAACGCATCGGGTATCTGCACCTCAAGCAGGTCGACCCCGAGATCCTGGCGGACGTGCGGGCGAACGAGGTTCCGTTCGGGCCGGCCGTCGCCCGGGGTGTGATGTGCGAGCCGCCGAAGGGCGTGCCGGAGCTGGGGCCCGTGCTGGCCGCCGCGGCGAAGCTGGACGTGGACCTGTTCGCGATCGTCGAGCAGGACATGTATCCGTGCGAGCCGGACGCTCCGCTGCCGATCGCCCAACGGACGCGGGCCTTCCTGAGGTCCTGCGGGGCGTGA
- a CDS encoding helix-turn-helix transcriptional regulator: MTDRRLWSYKDIAAHIRVQPDTVRSYRKHGLLPAPDHVEGGKPYWYADTIRAWVASRPGNRGRKVD, encoded by the coding sequence ATGACCGACCGACGCCTCTGGTCGTACAAGGACATCGCGGCGCACATCCGTGTGCAGCCCGACACCGTCCGCTCGTACCGCAAACACGGGCTGCTGCCCGCGCCCGACCATGTGGAGGGCGGCAAGCCCTACTGGTACGCCGACACCATCCGCGCCTGGGTGGCCTCCAGACCGGGCAACCGGGGGCGCAAGGTCGACTGA
- a CDS encoding zinc-dependent alcohol dehydrogenase family protein, with translation MRAVVFERFGEPPTVRDVPPPTPTPHGVVVRVEATGLCRSDWHAWQGHDPDITLPHVPGHELSGVVEETGTAVTAWRPGDRVTAPFVCACGTCPACATGDHQVCERQTQPGFTHWGSFAQYVALDHADVNLIALPEDLSYGTAASLGCRFATAFRAVVTQGRVAAGEWVAVHGCGGVGLSAVMIAAASGARVIAVDVSPRALDLARKFGAAECVDASAVADTAGAVRDLTGGGVHLSLDALGSPVTCAASVDGLRRRGRHVQVGLLPSATGTTPVPMARVIALELELLGSHGMAAHAYPRMLELVRAGVLRPDLLVTATIPLDATPAALAAMGTALGSGVTVIEPWN, from the coding sequence ATGCGCGCGGTGGTGTTCGAGCGATTCGGAGAGCCGCCCACGGTGAGGGACGTCCCGCCCCCCACCCCCACCCCCCACGGCGTCGTCGTCCGAGTCGAAGCCACCGGCCTCTGCCGAAGCGACTGGCACGCCTGGCAGGGCCACGACCCCGACATCACCCTCCCGCACGTCCCCGGCCACGAGTTGTCCGGAGTCGTGGAGGAGACCGGCACCGCGGTGACCGCCTGGCGTCCCGGCGACCGCGTCACCGCCCCCTTCGTCTGCGCCTGCGGCACCTGCCCCGCCTGCGCGACCGGCGACCACCAGGTCTGCGAGCGCCAGACCCAGCCGGGCTTCACCCACTGGGGCTCCTTCGCCCAGTACGTAGCCCTGGACCACGCCGACGTGAACCTGATCGCGCTCCCGGAAGACCTGTCGTACGGCACGGCCGCCTCCCTCGGCTGCCGCTTCGCCACGGCGTTCCGCGCGGTCGTGACGCAGGGCCGGGTCGCGGCGGGGGAGTGGGTCGCCGTCCACGGCTGCGGCGGTGTGGGCCTCTCCGCGGTGATGATCGCGGCGGCGTCCGGAGCCCGTGTGATCGCCGTCGACGTATCACCCCGGGCCCTGGACCTGGCCCGGAAGTTCGGCGCGGCGGAATGCGTGGACGCGTCGGCGGTGGCGGACACGGCCGGGGCCGTCCGCGACCTCACCGGCGGCGGTGTCCACCTCTCCCTCGACGCCCTCGGTTCCCCGGTCACCTGCGCGGCCTCCGTCGACGGCCTGCGCCGCCGGGGCCGCCACGTCCAGGTGGGCCTGCTGCCGTCCGCGACCGGCACGACCCCGGTCCCCATGGCCCGTGTGATCGCCCTGGAGCTGGAACTCCTCGGCAGCCACGGCATGGCGGCCCACGCCTACCCCCGGATGCTGGAGCTGGTCCGCGCGGGCGTCCTCCGCCCCGACCTCCTGGTCACCGCGACGATCCCCCTGGACGCGACCCCCGCCGCCCTCGCGGCGATGGGGACCGCCCTCGGCAGCGGGGTGACGGTCATCGAACCGTGGAACTGA
- a CDS encoding MMPL family transporter, giving the protein MTEVNRPPRPGGWTRFVTARPRLSLLVALVLTALAVVAGSDVADRLGSGGWEDPAAQSTYATKALEREFPDSNPNFLLLVDAGRASVDDPAVAAEARKLTERLAGEKGVTGVGSYWQTGAPALRAQDGGEALIAARLTGDETAVNKTLDRVAPEFRGTHGPVEVKVGGILAVRHEMQTIIQEDLLRAELIALPVTLVLLVMVFGSAVAALLPLGVGIVAILGTNAILRGLTEITDVSVFALNLTTAMGLGLAIDYALFIVRRFREELSTGADSLTAVATTLRTAGRTVLFSALTVAVSLAAMMVFPQYFLKSFAYAGIAVVLLAAAAALILLPAALVLLGDRVNAWDLRRLLRRRRTTDDEPASPAKEEGAAWGRMAALVMRRAPYFAVATTAGLLLLGLPFLGVKFGTADDRQLPATAESHVVQQHLREGFPGTPGGGLEVLAEGEATKAQYAAYKERLADLPEVLRVEGPLVKGDWAYFTVQPKGEAVDEGAQGLVDDIRALDAPFDTSVTGTAAVLVDTKAAIGENLPWALAFIAIVTLILVFLLTGSVLIPVQAVLLNALSLTAMFGALVWVFQEGHLSGLLAFTTPGSIETTLPVLMFCVAFGLSMDYGVFLLSRIKEEYDQTGDHTASVRFGVQRTGGLITAAAVILAVVMIAIGTSRVTNTKMLGLGIALAVLMDAMIIRSLLVPAVMRLTGRATWWAPTPLRRFHERFGLSEADPTPPSNPEAEKKPEDRQPVSTRT; this is encoded by the coding sequence ATGACCGAAGTCAACCGGCCACCCCGACCAGGAGGCTGGACCCGGTTCGTGACCGCACGCCCCCGGCTCTCCCTGCTCGTCGCCCTGGTGCTCACCGCTCTCGCGGTCGTCGCGGGCAGCGATGTCGCCGACCGGCTCGGCAGCGGCGGCTGGGAGGACCCGGCCGCCCAGTCCACGTACGCGACGAAGGCCCTGGAGCGCGAGTTCCCGGACTCCAACCCGAACTTCCTGCTGCTGGTCGACGCCGGCCGGGCCTCGGTCGACGACCCGGCCGTCGCCGCGGAGGCGAGGAAGCTGACCGAGCGGCTCGCCGGGGAGAAGGGCGTCACCGGCGTCGGCTCCTACTGGCAGACCGGCGCCCCCGCCCTGCGCGCCCAGGACGGCGGGGAGGCGCTGATAGCGGCCCGTCTCACCGGCGACGAGACGGCGGTCAACAAGACCCTGGACCGCGTCGCCCCCGAGTTCCGCGGCACGCACGGCCCCGTCGAGGTCAAGGTCGGCGGCATCCTCGCCGTGAGGCACGAAATGCAGACGATCATCCAGGAGGACCTGCTGCGGGCCGAGCTGATCGCCCTGCCGGTGACCCTGGTCCTGCTCGTCATGGTCTTCGGCAGCGCGGTCGCCGCCCTGCTCCCGCTCGGCGTGGGCATCGTCGCGATCCTCGGCACCAACGCGATCCTGCGCGGCCTGACCGAGATCACGGACGTCTCGGTCTTCGCCCTGAACCTCACCACGGCCATGGGCCTCGGCCTCGCGATCGACTACGCCCTGTTCATCGTGCGCCGCTTCCGCGAGGAACTCTCCACCGGCGCCGACTCCCTGACGGCCGTCGCCACCACCCTGCGCACGGCCGGCCGTACGGTCCTCTTCTCCGCCCTCACGGTCGCCGTCTCCCTGGCCGCCATGATGGTCTTCCCGCAGTACTTCCTGAAGTCCTTCGCCTACGCGGGCATAGCGGTGGTCCTCCTGGCCGCCGCGGCGGCCCTGATCCTCCTCCCCGCCGCCCTGGTCCTCCTGGGCGACCGCGTCAACGCCTGGGACCTGCGCAGGCTGTTGCGGCGCCGCCGGACGACCGACGACGAGCCGGCCTCCCCGGCCAAGGAGGAGGGCGCGGCCTGGGGCCGTATGGCAGCCCTCGTCATGCGCCGTGCCCCGTACTTCGCCGTCGCCACCACCGCCGGCCTGCTCCTCCTCGGCCTCCCCTTCCTGGGCGTGAAGTTCGGCACGGCCGACGACCGTCAGCTCCCCGCGACCGCCGAGTCCCATGTCGTCCAGCAGCATCTGCGCGAGGGCTTCCCGGGCACTCCCGGAGGCGGCCTGGAGGTCCTGGCGGAAGGAGAGGCCACGAAGGCGCAGTACGCCGCCTACAAGGAGCGGCTCGCCGACCTCCCCGAGGTGCTCCGTGTGGAGGGCCCCCTGGTCAAGGGCGACTGGGCCTACTTCACGGTGCAGCCGAAGGGCGAGGCGGTCGACGAGGGCGCGCAGGGGCTGGTGGACGACATCCGAGCGCTGGACGCCCCCTTCGACACCTCGGTGACGGGCACGGCGGCGGTCCTGGTCGACACGAAGGCGGCGATAGGGGAGAACCTCCCCTGGGCCCTCGCCTTCATCGCGATCGTCACCCTCATCCTGGTCTTCCTCCTCACCGGCAGCGTCCTGATCCCCGTCCAGGCCGTCCTCCTGAACGCGCTCAGCCTCACGGCGATGTTCGGCGCGCTGGTCTGGGTCTTCCAGGAGGGCCACCTCTCCGGACTCCTCGCCTTCACCACCCCCGGCTCCATCGAGACCACCCTCCCCGTCCTGATGTTCTGCGTGGCCTTCGGGCTCTCCATGGACTACGGCGTCTTCCTGCTCTCCCGCATCAAGGAGGAGTACGACCAGACCGGCGACCACACGGCCTCCGTCCGCTTCGGCGTCCAGCGCACCGGCGGCCTCATCACCGCCGCCGCCGTGATCCTGGCCGTCGTCATGATCGCCATAGGCACCTCCCGCGTCACCAACACCAAGATGCTCGGCCTCGGCATAGCCCTCGCCGTCCTCATGGACGCCATGATCATCCGCAGCCTCCTGGTCCCCGCCGTCATGCGCCTCACCGGCCGCGCCACCTGGTGGGCCCCGACCCCTCTGAGGCGCTTCCACGAGAGGTTCGGCCTCAGCGAGGCCGACCCAACCCCACCTTCCAACCCGGAGGCTGAGAAGAAGCCCGAGGACCGCCAACCCGTCTCCACTCGAACCTGA
- a CDS encoding TetR/AcrR family transcriptional regulator, which produces MPTHQEKEQQERERQEKEQPRRRQARGERRIAQLLEAAASVFCSTGYTAASTNAIAREAGVSPGTLYQFFPNKEAIAIELSERLMHEMRETYGEALAPVDPATPLEEAVGAAVDRFIDFNCRHPVIFTLMHGPDTPGRIAEQHDALHTALLTRIEALLTPFLPDTPAADVTRTAHVCVAVYKAGLELVLGREGAERDAYVRELKNVLLGYLRPLVGDCPPAAPPDSPRTPAP; this is translated from the coding sequence GTGCCCACCCACCAGGAGAAGGAACAGCAGGAGAGGGAGCGGCAGGAGAAGGAGCAGCCGCGCCGCCGCCAGGCCCGCGGCGAGCGCCGTATCGCCCAGCTCCTCGAAGCCGCGGCTTCCGTGTTCTGCTCGACCGGGTACACCGCCGCCAGCACCAACGCCATCGCCCGCGAGGCGGGGGTCTCGCCGGGCACGCTGTACCAGTTCTTCCCGAACAAGGAAGCGATCGCGATCGAGCTGAGCGAGCGGCTCATGCACGAGATGCGCGAGACGTACGGCGAGGCGCTCGCCCCCGTGGATCCGGCGACCCCGCTGGAGGAGGCCGTCGGGGCCGCCGTCGACCGCTTCATCGACTTCAACTGCCGGCACCCGGTGATCTTCACGCTGATGCACGGCCCGGACACCCCCGGCCGGATCGCCGAGCAGCACGACGCCCTCCACACCGCCCTGCTCACCCGGATCGAGGCGCTCCTCACCCCCTTCCTGCCGGACACACCGGCCGCCGACGTGACCCGTACCGCCCATGTCTGCGTGGCCGTGTACAAGGCCGGCCTGGAGCTGGTGCTCGGCCGGGAGGGCGCCGAGCGCGACGCGTACGTCCGGGAACTGAAGAACGTCCTGCTGGGCTATCTGCGGCCCCTGGTGGGCGACTGCCCGCCCGCGGCCCCGCCGGACTCCCCGCGGACCCCGGCCCCCTGA
- a CDS encoding heavy-metal-associated domain-containing protein: MTAETDTQGSVTAVYKVSGMSCGHCEGAVSGEITQLAGVSSVKAVASTGEVTVVSAAPLDEEAVRAAVDEAGFELVGKV, encoded by the coding sequence ATGACCGCCGAGACCGACACCCAGGGTTCCGTCACCGCCGTGTACAAGGTGAGCGGTATGAGCTGCGGCCACTGCGAAGGCGCCGTCTCCGGCGAGATCACCCAGCTCGCCGGGGTCTCCTCGGTGAAGGCCGTCGCCTCCACCGGCGAGGTCACCGTGGTCTCGGCCGCCCCGCTCGACGAGGAGGCCGTGCGCGCCGCCGTCGACGAGGCGGGCTTCGAGCTGGTCGGCAAGGTCTGA
- a CDS encoding heavy metal translocating P-type ATPase, giving the protein MTSTTAAAPISGPVHEVELTIGGMTCASCAARVEKKLNRLDGVTASVNYATEKAKVTYPAGVEIADLIATVVKTGYTAEEPPPPALPEAGAGAGGAEHAGSAPAEDPELASLRQRLTVSALLAAPVILMSMVPALQFDNWQWLSLTLAAPVVVWGGLPFHRAAFTNLRHGAATMDTLVSVGTLAAFGWSLWALFRGHAGMPGMRHAFEFTVSRTAGGTAAGTAGPSTIYLEVAAGVVAFILLGRYLEARSKRRAGAALRALLELGAKDVSVLREGRETRIPVGLLAVGDRFVVRPGERFATDGTVVEGSSAVDASMLTGESAPVDVTAGDAVTGATVNAGGRLVVEATRIGADTQLARTARLVEDAQNGKARAQRLADRISAVFVPVVVLVAVATFGAWLGLTDDTTAAFTAAVAVLIIACPCALGLATPTALMVGTGRGAQLGILIKGPEVLESTRRIDTVVLDKTGTVTTGRMALRHVRVAARADADADDVLRLAGAVEHASEHPVGRAIAAGAEERVGALPPVERFENLPGRGVRGRVAGHDVEVGRIHDTPLPEALKSAKEAAEDAGHTAVVVVRDSVALGVVTVADAVKETSAEAVRRLRALGLTPMLLTGDHARVARSVAAAVGIAPEHVIAEVLPEDKVAVVRRLQGEGRTVAMVGDGVNDAAALAAADLGLALGTGTDAAIEAADLTLVRGDLRVAADAIRLSRRTLSTIKGNLAWAFGYNLAALPLAAAGLLNPMIAGAAMAFSSVFVVTNSLRLRTFS; this is encoded by the coding sequence ATGACCAGCACCACCGCAGCGGCCCCCATAAGTGGCCCCGTCCACGAGGTCGAACTGACCATCGGCGGGATGACCTGCGCCTCCTGCGCGGCCCGCGTCGAGAAGAAGCTCAACCGCCTGGACGGGGTCACCGCCTCGGTGAACTACGCCACCGAGAAGGCGAAGGTCACCTACCCCGCCGGGGTGGAGATCGCCGACCTGATCGCCACCGTGGTGAAGACGGGCTACACGGCCGAGGAGCCACCGCCCCCGGCCCTCCCGGAGGCCGGGGCCGGGGCCGGGGGTGCCGAGCACGCGGGTTCCGCCCCGGCGGAGGATCCCGAACTCGCCTCCCTGCGACAGCGGCTCACCGTCTCGGCACTGCTCGCGGCCCCCGTGATCCTCATGTCCATGGTCCCCGCCCTGCAGTTCGACAACTGGCAGTGGCTCTCGCTGACATTGGCCGCGCCGGTCGTCGTGTGGGGCGGGCTGCCCTTCCACCGGGCCGCGTTCACCAACCTCCGGCACGGCGCGGCCACGATGGACACACTCGTCTCCGTCGGCACGCTCGCCGCGTTCGGCTGGTCCCTGTGGGCCCTCTTCCGGGGCCACGCGGGAATGCCGGGCATGCGGCACGCCTTCGAGTTCACTGTCTCCCGTACGGCCGGAGGCACCGCCGCGGGGACCGCGGGACCATCGACGATCTATCTCGAAGTGGCCGCAGGGGTCGTCGCGTTCATCCTGCTCGGCCGGTATCTGGAGGCCCGCTCCAAGCGTCGCGCGGGTGCCGCGCTCAGGGCGCTGCTGGAGCTGGGCGCCAAGGACGTCTCGGTGCTCCGGGAGGGGCGGGAGACACGGATCCCGGTCGGCCTGCTGGCCGTCGGGGACCGTTTCGTCGTACGGCCCGGGGAGCGCTTCGCCACCGACGGCACCGTCGTCGAGGGGTCCTCCGCCGTCGACGCGTCCATGCTGACCGGCGAGTCCGCGCCGGTGGACGTGACCGCCGGGGACGCCGTCACGGGCGCGACCGTGAACGCCGGGGGCCGGCTCGTCGTCGAGGCGACCCGGATCGGCGCGGACACCCAGCTGGCCCGCACGGCACGGCTGGTCGAGGACGCGCAGAACGGCAAGGCCCGGGCGCAGCGGCTCGCCGACCGGATCTCGGCGGTGTTCGTGCCCGTCGTCGTCCTGGTCGCGGTCGCCACCTTCGGCGCCTGGCTCGGTCTCACGGACGACACCACCGCCGCCTTCACGGCGGCCGTCGCCGTGCTGATCATCGCCTGTCCGTGCGCGCTCGGCCTCGCCACCCCGACCGCCCTGATGGTCGGCACGGGGCGCGGCGCCCAGCTCGGCATCCTCATCAAGGGCCCCGAGGTCCTGGAGTCCACCCGCCGCATCGACACGGTCGTCCTGGACAAGACCGGCACGGTCACCACCGGCCGGATGGCGCTGCGGCACGTGCGCGTGGCCGCTCGCGCGGATGCCGATGCCGACGACGTGCTGCGCCTGGCGGGCGCCGTCGAACACGCCTCCGAGCACCCGGTGGGCCGGGCGATCGCCGCGGGTGCCGAGGAGCGCGTGGGCGCGCTGCCGCCCGTGGAGCGCTTCGAGAACCTGCCCGGAAGGGGCGTACGCGGCCGTGTGGCGGGCCACGACGTCGAGGTGGGCCGAATCCACGACACGCCGCTCCCCGAGGCCCTGAAGAGCGCCAAGGAGGCCGCCGAGGACGCGGGACACACCGCGGTCGTGGTCGTCCGCGACAGCGTGGCACTCGGTGTCGTCACGGTCGCCGACGCGGTCAAGGAGACCAGCGCCGAGGCCGTACGGCGGCTGCGCGCGCTCGGCCTCACCCCGATGCTGCTGACCGGGGACCACGCGCGCGTGGCCCGTTCCGTGGCCGCCGCGGTCGGTATCGCCCCGGAGCACGTCATCGCCGAGGTGCTCCCCGAGGACAAGGTCGCCGTCGTACGGCGGCTCCAGGGCGAGGGCCGTACGGTCGCGATGGTCGGTGACGGGGTCAACGACGCGGCGGCGCTCGCGGCGGCCGACCTGGGGCTCGCGCTGGGCACGGGGACGGACGCGGCGATCGAGGCGGCCGATCTGACACTGGTGCGCGGGGACCTGCGGGTGGCCGCCGACGCGATCCGGCTGTCGCGGCGGACGCTGTCCACGATCAAGGGCAATCTGGCCTGGGCCTTCGGATACAACCTGGCCGCGCTGCCGCTGGCCGCGGCCGGACTGCTCAACCCGATGATCGCTGGGGCGGCTATGGCCTTTTCGTCCGTTTTCGTGGTAACGAACAGCTTGCGACTCAGGACATTTTCATGA
- a CDS encoding citrate synthase, whose amino-acid sequence MSDNSVVLRYGDGEYTYPVIDSTVGDQGFDIGKLRAQTGLVTLDSGYGNTAAYKSAITYLDGEQGILRYRGYPIEQLAERSTFLEVAYLLINGELPTVDELSTFQNEITQHTLLHEDVKNFYRGFPRDAHPMAMLSSVVSALSTFYQDSHNPFDERQRNLSTIRLLAKLPTIAAYAYKKSIGHPFVYPRNDLGYVENFLRMTFSVPAQEYDLDPVVVSALDKLLILHADHEQNCSTSTVRLVGSSQANMFASISAGISALWGPLHGGANQSVLEMLEGIQANGGDVDSFIRKVKNKEDGVRLMGFGHRVYKSFDPRAKIIKAAAHDVLSALGKSDELLDIALKLEEHALSDDYFVSRNLYPNVDFYTGLIYRAMGFPTEMFTVLFALGRLPGWIAQWHEMIKEPGSRIGRPRQIYTGVVERDFVPVEAR is encoded by the coding sequence GTGAGCGACAACTCTGTAGTACTGCGGTACGGCGACGGCGAGTACACCTACCCGGTGATCGACAGCACCGTCGGCGACCAGGGCTTCGACATCGGGAAGCTCCGGGCCCAGACCGGTCTGGTCACCCTGGACAGCGGTTACGGCAACACCGCTGCCTATAAATCCGCGATCACCTATCTCGACGGTGAGCAGGGCATCCTTCGGTACCGCGGGTACCCGATCGAGCAGCTGGCCGAGCGCTCCACCTTCCTGGAGGTGGCGTACCTGCTGATCAACGGCGAGCTTCCGACCGTCGACGAGCTCTCCACGTTCCAGAACGAGATCACGCAGCACACCCTGCTGCACGAGGACGTCAAGAACTTCTACCGCGGCTTCCCCCGGGACGCCCACCCGATGGCGATGCTGTCCTCCGTGGTCAGCGCCCTGTCGACGTTCTACCAGGACAGCCACAACCCGTTCGACGAGCGGCAGCGCAACCTCTCCACGATCCGCCTGCTCGCCAAGCTGCCGACCATCGCGGCATACGCGTACAAGAAGTCGATCGGTCACCCGTTCGTCTACCCGCGCAACGACCTCGGTTACGTCGAGAACTTCCTGCGCATGACCTTCTCGGTCCCGGCCCAGGAGTACGACCTCGACCCGGTCGTCGTCTCCGCGCTCGACAAGCTGCTCATCCTGCACGCGGACCACGAGCAGAACTGCTCGACCTCCACGGTCCGGCTGGTCGGCTCCTCGCAGGCGAACATGTTCGCCTCGATCTCCGCCGGTATCTCCGCGCTCTGGGGCCCGCTGCACGGCGGCGCCAACCAGTCCGTGCTGGAGATGCTGGAGGGCATCCAGGCCAACGGCGGCGATGTCGACTCCTTCATCCGCAAGGTGAAGAACAAGGAGGACGGCGTCCGCCTGATGGGCTTCGGCCACCGGGTGTACAAGTCCTTCGACCCGCGCGCCAAGATCATCAAGGCTGCCGCGCACGATGTCCTCTCGGCCCTCGGCAAGTCCGACGAGCTGCTGGACATCGCGCTGAAGCTGGAGGAGCACGCGCTCTCCGACGACTACTTCGTCTCGCGCAACCTCTACCCGAACGTGGACTTCTACACGGGTCTGATCTACCGCGCCATGGGCTTCCCGACCGAGATGTTCACGGTCCTCTTCGCCCTCGGCCGCCTCCCCGGCTGGATCGCCCAGTGGCACGAGATGATCAAGGAGCCCGGCTCCCGCATCGGCCGCCCGCGCCAGATCTACACGGGCGTGGTCGAGCGCGACTTCGTCCCGGTAGAGGCCCGCTGA